A window of the Salvelinus sp. IW2-2015 linkage group LG37, ASM291031v2, whole genome shotgun sequence genome harbors these coding sequences:
- the LOC111960260 gene encoding uncharacterized protein: MVRVSWFKQTVGQKPLLMASSYYGTKNSLYFTKDFNETKRLSVKREVDSFNLTISKTESGDSATYYCGAMEEGDLKFGEGTFVIVKDSESNSMSVLQQSVSESVQPGDSVSLNCTLHTETCAGEHSVYWFRHGSGESHPGIIYTLRHRSEQCEKSPEAGSPTQSCVYNLPKRNLSLSDAGTYYCAVASCGEMLFGKGTKLDVEVSDLLGDQSNLIFPIIISCLTTTVILSVSVNXILCVRMKRSRCEHCAAGTPFQQSHYGNPLASTSAQQLHSDDDGLNYAALKFTDKKSTKPKRQRREQREEETIYSGVSHQVRM; encoded by the exons ATGGTCAGAGTCTCTTGGTTCAAGCAAACTGTTGGACAGAAGCCTCTTCTCATGGCATCATCATATTATGGGACTAAAAATAGTTTGTATTTTACCAAGGACTTTAATGAGACTAAACGTTTAAGTGTGAAGAGAGAAGTTGACAGCTTTAACCTGACCATCTCCAAGACAGAGTCAGGGGACTCAGCTACATACTACTGTGGTGCTATGGAAGAGGGCGACCTCAAATTTGGAGAAGGAACTTTTGTAATTGTCAAAG ATTCAGAGTCCAACAGCATGTCTGTGCTCCAGCAGTCTGTGTCTGAGTCAGTCCAGCCAGGAGACTCTGTGTCTCTGAACTGTACATTACACACTGAGACCTGTGCAGGAgaacacagtgtctattggttcagacatggctcagGAGAATCCCATCCAGGAATCATTTACACCCTTAGACACAGGAGTGAGCAGTGTGAGAAGAGCCCTGAGGCTGGGTctcctacacagagctgtgtctacaacctccccaagaggaacctcagcctctctgatgctGGGACTTACTATTGTGCTGTGGCCTCATGTGGGGAGATGCTGTTTGGGAAAGGGACCAAGCTGGATGTTGAAG TTTCAGACCTTTTGGGTGATCAGAGTAATCTTATTTTCCCCATCATTATATCTTGcctgacaactactgtgattctGAGTGTGAGTGTCAACWTTATCCTCTGTGTGAGAATGAAGAGGTCACGATGTGAACACTGTGCAG CAGGGACCCCTTTTCAGCAAAGCCACTATGGGAATCCTCTTGCCAGCACTTCAGCACAACAG CTCCACAGTGACGATGATGGCCTGAACTACGCTGCCCTGAAGTTCACTGACAAGAAGAGTACCAAGCccaagagacagaggagagaacagagagaggaagaaaccaTCTACTCTGGTGTGAGTCATCAAGTCAGGATGTGA